One Moorella sp. E308F genomic region harbors:
- a CDS encoding flavin reductase family protein codes for MILAPRKREQVIPLPVVLISTVGGKDGVRNIAPWSNITPILRPFDDIVLASWIKRDTLNNIRETGEFVVNVPPVELVEAVMICSRNYPPEVDEFEEASLNPRLSQKIQTPGIEGCLAWAECTLVEEISRKHYSLVIGKVVHLEVDERFFNEAGEMDYERAKPLSVMLGEHGMWFTRPVFAGRYADYTEMFLGKKDEAPAFTGENG; via the coding sequence ATGATTCTTGCGCCGCGCAAGAGAGAACAGGTGATACCGCTGCCAGTGGTTCTGATTTCCACAGTAGGAGGAAAGGATGGGGTGCGTAATATCGCTCCCTGGTCCAATATTACGCCTATTTTAAGGCCCTTTGATGATATAGTCCTGGCTTCGTGGATTAAACGGGATACATTAAATAATATCAGGGAAACGGGGGAATTTGTGGTCAACGTGCCGCCTGTCGAACTGGTAGAGGCAGTAATGATCTGTTCGCGGAATTACCCGCCGGAAGTGGACGAGTTCGAAGAGGCCAGTTTAAACCCTCGCCTGTCTCAAAAAATCCAAACGCCCGGGATTGAAGGCTGCCTGGCCTGGGCAGAGTGCACCCTGGTAGAAGAAATCAGCCGCAAGCATTATTCCCTGGTTATCGGTAAGGTGGTGCATCTGGAGGTAGATGAACGTTTCTTCAATGAAGCTGGAGAAATGGACTATGAACGGGCGAAACCGTTATCGGTAATGCTTGGTGAGCACGGAATGTGGTTTACCCGGCCGGTTTTTGCGGGTAGGTATGCAGATTACACAGAAATGTTCCTGGGTAAAAAGGATGAGGCCCCCGCTTTTACTGGCGAAAACGGGTAG
- a CDS encoding (2Fe-2S)-binding protein: MKVVNLVAEVDEEKCKACRTCERVCPVLAIKVENGKAVVNPERCRGCAACEQRCPDYAITMAKREEPVVVGVSMNSVDYNQVIELCLRARLHPEQIICCCTSTRAEEVAAAILLGARSPEDVSFTTAARTGCKVGCIQSILRLLGAAGIEPSPPKGGWQWYCRTPTVWDIPEKVKQRYTGRGFRFEDDIRLLERVIAAPLQGVIVIPMRGRRKA; this comes from the coding sequence TTGAAGGTAGTAAATCTTGTGGCCGAAGTAGATGAAGAAAAGTGTAAGGCTTGCCGCACCTGCGAGCGGGTGTGCCCGGTTCTGGCCATCAAGGTGGAGAACGGGAAGGCGGTAGTAAATCCGGAGCGCTGCCGGGGTTGTGCAGCCTGTGAACAGCGTTGCCCTGACTACGCCATTACCATGGCCAAAAGGGAAGAGCCTGTAGTAGTAGGGGTAAGCATGAATAGTGTAGATTATAACCAAGTCATAGAGCTCTGCCTGCGGGCCAGGCTCCATCCGGAGCAGATAATTTGCTGCTGCACCTCAACTAGGGCGGAAGAGGTGGCTGCGGCTATCTTACTCGGAGCACGTTCCCCGGAAGATGTTTCCTTCACGACCGCAGCCAGGACGGGCTGCAAAGTGGGGTGCATTCAGTCCATATTGAGGCTCCTGGGGGCAGCGGGTATTGAACCGTCTCCTCCTAAAGGAGGCTGGCAATGGTACTGCCGGACTCCCACAGTATGGGATATTCCCGAGAAAGTGAAACAGAGGTACACCGGAAGAGGATTCCGCTTTGAGGATGATATCAGGCTTTTGGAGCGGGTAATAGCGGCCCCCCTGCAAGGGGTGATAGTGATTCCCATG
- a CDS encoding nitrogenase reductase: MPKLIVSGRGGSGKSTLVTLLARRLGEQGKVLVVDADESNLGLGAIFGIEPPGKTLMDYLGGKTAVKEKLVAMLKGKESEQVALFTEKMALDSLPPELVGWDGPVALMQVGKIEHSMEGCACPMGAVARDFLNHLAVEEGQWVLVDTEAGVEHFGRGVLEGVDAVLMVVDPSHDAVILAEKAARLAREAKKGFGVVLNKVDEKTEPVLKEMLAAKGIAIKGFLPYSPAVARANLLGVPLDAGALREEVDRLVSGIGGMLKRN, encoded by the coding sequence ATGCCTAAATTGATTGTTAGCGGCCGGGGCGGCAGCGGGAAGAGCACACTGGTGACCCTACTGGCGCGGCGGCTGGGAGAACAAGGAAAGGTCCTGGTGGTAGATGCAGACGAGTCAAATCTCGGGCTGGGTGCAATATTTGGGATCGAACCACCCGGAAAAACTCTGATGGACTACCTGGGGGGCAAAACGGCGGTAAAGGAAAAGCTGGTAGCCATGCTCAAAGGTAAAGAAAGCGAGCAGGTAGCGCTTTTTACTGAAAAAATGGCTCTGGATAGCTTACCCCCGGAATTAGTGGGCTGGGATGGACCTGTGGCTTTAATGCAGGTAGGAAAGATCGAGCACAGCATGGAGGGATGCGCCTGCCCCATGGGAGCAGTAGCGCGGGACTTCTTGAACCATCTGGCAGTGGAGGAAGGACAGTGGGTCCTGGTGGACACCGAAGCCGGAGTGGAACACTTTGGACGGGGAGTCCTGGAAGGCGTGGATGCCGTGTTGATGGTGGTGGATCCATCCCACGATGCCGTCATTCTGGCTGAGAAAGCTGCAAGACTGGCCCGGGAAGCGAAAAAGGGCTTCGGGGTTGTACTGAATAAGGTGGACGAGAAAACGGAGCCCGTTTTAAAAGAAATGCTGGCAGCTAAAGGCATCGCGATCAAGGGCTTTTTGCCTTATTCCCCGGCCGTAGCCCGGGCAAATCTTCTGGGAGTTCCTCTGGACGCAGGCGCCCTGCGGGAGGAGGTGGACAGGCTGGTGAGCGGGATTGGAGGGATGTTGAAACGAAACTAG
- a CDS encoding ExeA family protein: protein MFTQFFGLKFNPFTKEIPFDQLFLSQDLLELNSRLKYLLNVRGIGLITGEAGCGKTTALRKFVSELNPAHYKACYFALSTVTVLEFYQGLALALGEEPKHKKVHIFHQIQAAVNSLYADRNIIPLIVLDEIHLAANKILEDLRLLFNFQMDSQNPFVLILAGQNLIRSRLSLNINAPLRQRLAVKYFLQGLRPEELRDYVLSRLKLAGLHEDIFTPSALEAIYGITGGLPRLVNNLVTTCLICACGKKQRLIDDEIVYQAQRELEI, encoded by the coding sequence ATGTTTACCCAGTTCTTTGGCCTTAAATTTAATCCCTTCACCAAAGAAATACCCTTCGACCAGTTGTTCTTAAGCCAGGACCTCCTGGAACTTAACTCCCGCCTGAAGTATCTCCTTAACGTCCGGGGTATTGGACTAATTACCGGCGAGGCCGGCTGTGGTAAAACTACCGCCCTCAGGAAATTTGTCAGTGAACTTAACCCGGCCCACTACAAAGCTTGTTATTTTGCCCTCTCCACCGTCACGGTGCTGGAGTTTTACCAGGGCCTGGCCCTCGCCCTGGGCGAGGAACCCAAGCATAAAAAAGTCCATATCTTCCACCAGATCCAGGCGGCTGTCAATAGCCTTTATGCCGACCGCAATATTATTCCCCTTATTGTCCTGGACGAAATCCATCTCGCTGCCAACAAAATCCTGGAGGACCTGCGCCTCCTCTTTAACTTCCAGATGGACTCCCAGAACCCCTTTGTCCTTATCCTCGCCGGCCAAAACCTTATCCGTTCCCGCCTGAGCTTAAATATTAACGCTCCTTTAAGGCAGCGCCTGGCGGTCAAGTATTTCCTCCAGGGCCTTAGGCCGGAGGAACTGCGGGATTATGTTTTGAGCCGGCTAAAACTTGCCGGCCTTCATGAGGATATTTTTACCCCCTCCGCCCTGGAGGCTATCTACGGCATAACAGGCGGCCTGCCCCGCCTGGTTAACAACCTGGTCACCACCTGCCTCATCTGTGCCTGTGGCAAGAAACAGAGGCTGATTGATGATGAGATCGTCTACCAGGCACAAAGGGAACTGGAGATTTAG
- the tsaA gene encoding tRNA (N6-threonylcarbamoyladenosine(37)-N6)-methyltransferase TrmO: protein MELVPIGKISSPYRTVQEAPFQGRFSDQLAELEIYPQFAEGLKDVDQATHLIVLYWCHLAARNTLQTQTPFGPEIRGVFACRSPSRPNPIAFGVVELLEVKGNRLLVRGLDAVDGSPLLDIKPYSSDVDSISGARIGWFKK, encoded by the coding sequence TTGGAGCTGGTACCTATCGGGAAAATCAGTAGCCCTTACCGCACAGTTCAAGAGGCACCATTCCAGGGGCGTTTTTCTGACCAGCTGGCAGAGCTGGAGATTTACCCCCAGTTTGCGGAAGGATTAAAGGATGTGGACCAGGCAACCCACCTGATTGTTCTTTACTGGTGCCATCTTGCAGCCCGGAACACGCTGCAGACCCAAACGCCCTTTGGCCCGGAAATTCGCGGCGTTTTTGCCTGCCGCTCCCCTTCCCGGCCCAACCCCATCGCTTTTGGTGTGGTTGAGTTGCTGGAAGTGAAAGGAAACCGCCTGCTGGTGCGCGGACTCGACGCTGTGGACGGAAGCCCCCTTTTGGACATAAAACCCTATTCTTCTGATGTGGATAGTATTTCGGGGGCGCGTATTGGTTGGTTCAAAAAATAA